One part of the Indicator indicator isolate 239-I01 chromosome 5, UM_Iind_1.1, whole genome shotgun sequence genome encodes these proteins:
- the PLCD4 gene encoding 1-phosphatidylinositol 4,5-bisphosphate phosphodiesterase delta-4 — MASLLCNARECLGRGPMLPPGIQLTDTLEQMQQGTLMRKVKSKSWKKQRYFKLQDDCMTIWYQSKRTGKTESAFSISDVETVREGHQSEVLQSLAEEFPPERCFTIVFYGRRGNLDLIAGSAEEAQCWVQGLRQLIEVATSMDQREKIDQWIRDWFQKADKNKDGRMNFKEVQRLLKMMNVDMNEDHALRLFQDADKSESGTLEGEEFVLFYKALTQRDEVLSLFQDFSEDGKKLTLLELVDFLRQEQLENEGTEELAMELIDKYEPSETARALHVLSADGFLMYLCSPEGSIFNPRHRALWQDMSQPLCHYFISSSHNTYLIEDQIRGHSSIEGYIRALKRGCRCLEVDCWDGPNGEPVVYHGHTFTSKIPFREVVSTLGKYAFKTSDYPVILSLENHCSMEQQEVLAQQLKTILGEQLLIATIDGRVPAQLPSPEELKHKILLKGKKIGRLEDTLDGPEDEAPDVSDDDNGAEAEEERRRVKKDKETLAQVLSDCVVYCKNVSFRGFQEARSHSRPSEISSFSEAKARKLIRDAGNEFVRHNTWQLTRIYPSGMRTDSSNYSPQEMWNVGCQIVALNFQTAGMEMDLCDGLFSQNGCCGYVLKPPFMRDEETLFNPSDPGSWEGPGPITLTIQVISGQQLPKVSNSKEGAIIDPLVRVEIHGVPADQAHQETKYIENNGFNPRWDETLQFQVNVPELALVRFVVEDYDKASRNDFVGQFTLAFANIKPGYRHIHLLSKDGTNIPPSSLFVHIRISKPPGPEQD; from the exons ATGGCATCGCTTCTGTGCAATGCCCGTGagtgccttggcagggg ACCCATGCTGCCCCCAGGCATCCAGCTCACAGACACGCTGGAGCAGATGCAGCAAGGGACTCTGATGCGCAAAGTCAAGTCCAAGAGCTGGAAGAAGCAGCGTTATTTCAAGCTTCAGGATGACTGCATGACCATCTGGTACCAGTCCAAGAGGACAGGCAAAACTGAGTCTGCCT TCTCCATCAGTGATGTGGAGACAGTGAGGGAAGGACACCAGTCGGAGGTGCTGCAAAGTCTGGCTGAGGAGTTCCCCCCTGAGCGCTGCTTCACCATTGTCTTCTATGGCCGTCGGGGCAACCTGgacctcattgctggctcagcgGAGGAGGCACAGTGCTGGGTCCAGGGCCTGCGCCAGCTCATCGAAGTGGCCACCAGCATGGACCAAAGGGAGAAGATAGACCA GTGGATTCGTGACTGGTTCCAGAAAGCTGACAAGAATAAGGATGGGCGCATGAACTTCAAAGAAGTGCAGCGACTCCTCAAGATGATGAATGTGGACATGAATGAGGATCATGCCTTGCGGCTCTTCCAG GATGCTGACAAGTCAGAATCAGGGACGCTGGAAGGGGAGGAGTTCGTGCTCTTCTACAAGGCCCTCACACAACGTGATGAGGTGCTGAGCCTCTTCCAGGACTTTTCTGAGGATGGGAAGAAGCTGacactgctggagctggtggatTTCTTAAGGCAGGAGCAACTGGAGaatgagggcacagaggagtTGGCCATGGAGCTCATCGACAAGTATGAACCATCTGAGACAG cccgaGCTCTCCATGTGTTGAGTGCTGATGGGTTCCTCATGTACCTCTGCTCCCCGGAGGGCTCCATCTTCAATCCCCGGCACCGGGCACTGTGGCAGGACATGAGCCAGCCACTCTGCCATTACTTCATCTCCTCTTCCCACAACACATACCTGATAGAGGACCAGATCCGGGGCCACAGCAGCATTGAGGGCTACATCAG GGCTCTGAAACGGGGCTGCCGGTGCCTGGAGGTGGATTGCTGGGACGGGCCGAATGGGGAGCCCGTGGTgtaccatggccacaccttCACCTCCAAGATCCCCTTCCGGGAGGTGGTGAGCACCCTGGGAAAGTATGCCTTCAAG ACCTCAGATTACCCAGTGATCCTCTCCCTGGAGAACCactgcagcatggagcagcaggaagtcctggCTCAGCAGCTCAAGACCATCCTGGGTGAACAGCTCCTCATCGCCACCATTGATGGGCgagttcctgcccagctcccatccCCAGAG GAGCTGAAGCACAAGATCTTGCTGAAGGGGAAGAAGATCGGGCGGCTGGAGGACACACTGGATGGGCCAGAGGATGAGGCGCCTGACGTGTCTGATGATGACAatggggcagaggcagaggaggagaggcGGAGGGTGAAG AAGGACAAGGAGACCCTGGCGCAGGTGTTGTCCGACTGTGTTGTCTACTGCAAGAATGTGTCCTTCCGGGGCTTCCAGGAGGCCCGCAGCCATTCCCGGCCCTCTGAGATATCCTCATTCTCTGAGGCCAAGGCCAGGAAGCTCATCCGGGATGCAG GGAATGAGTTTGTCCGCCACAACACCTGGCAGCTGACACGCATCTACCCCAGTGGGATGCGGACTGACTCCTCCAATTACAGCCCCCAGGAGATGTGGAACGTGGGGTGCCAGATTG TGGCCCTGAACTTTCAGACGGCTGGCATGGAGATGGACCTGTGTGATGGGCTCTTCAGCCAGAATGGTTGCTGTGGCTATGTGCTCAAACCACCTTTCATGAGGGATGAGGAGACTCTCTTCAACCCCAGCGACCCTGGCAGCTGGGAGGGCCCTGGCCCCATCACTCTGACGATCCAG GTGATcagtgggcagcagctgcccaaagTGTCCAACAGCAAGGAAGGAGCCATCATCGACCCACTGGTGCGTGTGGAGATCCATGGGGTCCCCGCGGATCAGGCACACCAAGAGACCAAGTATATTGAAAACAATG GGTTTAACCCCCGCTGGGATGAGACACTGCAGTTCCAGGTCAATGTTCCTGAGCTGGCCCTTGTCCGCTTTGTGGTGGAGGATTACGACAAGGCATCCAGGAATGACTTTGTGGGCCAGTTCACCCTGGCCTTTGCCAACATCAAACCTG GCTACCGCCACATCCATCTCCTCTCCAAGGACGGCACCAACATCCCACCCTCTTCGCTCTTTGTCCACATTCGCATCAGCAAGCCACCTGGTCCCGAGCAGGACTGA
- the CNOT9 gene encoding CCR4-NOT transcription complex subunit 9 isoform X2 — protein sequence MHSLATAAPVPTALAQVDREKIYQWINELSSPETRENALLELSKKRESVPDLAPMLWHSFGTIAALLQEIVNIYPSINPPTLTAHQSNRVCNALALLQCVASHPETRSAFLAAHIPLFLYPFLHTVSKTRPFEYLRLTSLGVIGALVKTDEQEVINFLLTTEIIPLCLRIMESGSELSKTVATFILQKILLDDTGLAYICQTYERFSHVAMILGKMVLQLSKEPSARLLKHVVRCYLRLSDNPRCRAREALRQCLPDQLKDTTFAQVLKDDTTTKRWLAQLVKNLQEGQVTDPRGIPLPPQ from the exons ATGCACAGCCTGGCCACGGCCGCG CCTGTGCCAACAGCACTGGCTCAGGTTGACCGTGAAAAGATCTACCAGTGGATCAATGAGCTGTCCAGCCCTGAAACACGGGAGAATGCACTGCTGGAGTTGAGCAAGAAGCGTGAATCTGTGCCTGACCTTGCCCCGATGCTGTGGCACTCATTTGGCACGATTGCAGCGCTCCTTCAG GAAATTGTAAATATTTACCCATCGATCAACCCTCCAACGTTGACAGCCCACCAGTCCAACAGAGTCTGCAATGCTTTAGCTCTACTGCAGTGTGTTGCATCACATCCCGAAACAAG gTCAGCTTTTCTGGCAGCTCACATCCCACTCTTCCTGTACCCCTTCTTGCACACTGTTAGCAAGACACGTCCGTTTGAGTATCTGCGGCTCACGAGCCTTGGAGTGATTG gggcCTTGGTGAAAACTGATGAGCAAGAAGTGATAAATTTCTTACTGACAACAGAAATTATCCCCTTGTGCTTACGCATTATGGAGTCTGGCAGTGAACTCTCCAAAACG GTTGCTACTTTTATTCTTCAGAAAATCCTGCTGGATGACACAGGGCTGGCATATATCTGTCAGACTTATGAGCGGTTTTCCCATGTTGCCATGATACTG GGTAAAATGGTCCTGCAGCTCTCCAAGGAGCCGTCGGCACGACTTCTGAAACACGTCGTCCGCTGCTACCTTCGCCTTTCTGATAATCCCA GATGTAGGGCACGTGAAGCTCTCAGGCAGTGCCTTCCTGACCAGCTGAAGGACACCACCTTCGCCCAGGTCCTGAAAGATGACACCACCACAAAGCGCTGGCTGGCTCAGCTGGTCAAGAACCTGCAAGAGGGTCAAGTCACTGACCCACGGGGcattccccttcctccccagtGA
- the CNOT9 gene encoding CCR4-NOT transcription complex subunit 9 isoform X1 — translation MHSLATAAPVPTALAQVDREKIYQWINELSSPETRENALLELSKKRESVPDLAPMLWHSFGTIAALLQEIVNIYPSINPPTLTAHQSNRVCNALALLQCVASHPETRSAFLAAHIPLFLYPFLHTVSKTRPFEYLRLTSLGVIGALVKTDEQEVINFLLTTEIIPLCLRIMESGSELSKTVATFILQKILLDDTGLAYICQTYERFSHVAMILGKMVLQLSKEPSARLLKHVVRCYLRLSDNPRAREALRQCLPDQLKDTTFAQVLKDDTTTKRWLAQLVKNLQEGQVTDPRGIPLPPQ, via the exons ATGCACAGCCTGGCCACGGCCGCG CCTGTGCCAACAGCACTGGCTCAGGTTGACCGTGAAAAGATCTACCAGTGGATCAATGAGCTGTCCAGCCCTGAAACACGGGAGAATGCACTGCTGGAGTTGAGCAAGAAGCGTGAATCTGTGCCTGACCTTGCCCCGATGCTGTGGCACTCATTTGGCACGATTGCAGCGCTCCTTCAG GAAATTGTAAATATTTACCCATCGATCAACCCTCCAACGTTGACAGCCCACCAGTCCAACAGAGTCTGCAATGCTTTAGCTCTACTGCAGTGTGTTGCATCACATCCCGAAACAAG gTCAGCTTTTCTGGCAGCTCACATCCCACTCTTCCTGTACCCCTTCTTGCACACTGTTAGCAAGACACGTCCGTTTGAGTATCTGCGGCTCACGAGCCTTGGAGTGATTG gggcCTTGGTGAAAACTGATGAGCAAGAAGTGATAAATTTCTTACTGACAACAGAAATTATCCCCTTGTGCTTACGCATTATGGAGTCTGGCAGTGAACTCTCCAAAACG GTTGCTACTTTTATTCTTCAGAAAATCCTGCTGGATGACACAGGGCTGGCATATATCTGTCAGACTTATGAGCGGTTTTCCCATGTTGCCATGATACTG GGTAAAATGGTCCTGCAGCTCTCCAAGGAGCCGTCGGCACGACTTCTGAAACACGTCGTCCGCTGCTACCTTCGCCTTTCTGATAATCCCAG GGCACGTGAAGCTCTCAGGCAGTGCCTTCCTGACCAGCTGAAGGACACCACCTTCGCCCAGGTCCTGAAAGATGACACCACCACAAAGCGCTGGCTGGCTCAGCTGGTCAAGAACCTGCAAGAGGGTCAAGTCACTGACCCACGGGGcattccccttcctccccagtGA